AAACACATGTCGCAAAAATCTTAAAATCCAAGTATTATCGTACCAACAATTCAATCTAGCCTAATCTTGTTTTACAGCAAGAGCGGAGGAACCAATCAAGTGGGGTTAATCCTGATTGATCAGGAGGGATGAGATACACTTCTCTGCCATCCTACCCGTCAGCTAACTTCGTCGGCTAAAGCAGGGAAGGTCCAAAAGACCTATCCAGTATTCGTTGTGATGGTCTTTTTTGTTTTGTGCAAGTAACACCGCTCGGAAAGAGGTTTAGATTTTGGCGCAAACTACAAAAAACAGGCTGGAAGCAGAAATTAGTGAATCCTACATTAAACTTCAAAGGGAAATTTTGGGGCGGGGTCCGCAGGAAACAAAGACATACATCATTCGAGACATGGTGATTGTTCGAATGAAAGGTGTGTTGACACATGAAGAAACCCATCTTGTACAGTCGGAAAAAGGGAAACAGCTTGTCAAGGCGATGCGCAGGATCTTGCGGGAACAATACAGTCAGGATACGGAAGGAATCATCTCACGCATTACGGGGTGTCAGGTTATCTCCAGCCATAGTGACGTAAGCACGAAAATTGGCGAGCAAGTGGAATTGTTTATTTTAGATTTGGATCTGGAAAAGAAGTTGAAGGAAAAAACTGAACAGTGACCATGTCAGGAAGACGGAATACAGGGACCCCCGAAGCGGGATCCGGGTATTTTGTAAGCCTGCGGGCTCGTGGAAGGTTTCGATGTGTCATGTGACATGTAGGAATCGTGCGAGAAACCGCAGGCTTATGTTTTTTCGGAAATGATAGCAGTCGATTTTGGGGAATCCTATCGAAAGACAGAGCCTACGGGAGGCACAGAACTATGCCTAGTCAAACACTTAGAAAGATCCTGTTCGGACGACCATTAAAATCAAGCGAGGCAGAAGCTGAGAAAATGCCCGTGTGGAAGGCGCTGCCGATTTTGTCGTCAGACGCTCTTTCCTCTGTGGCATACGGCACGGAGCAAATTCTCTTGGAACTGGCGACTGTTGGGGCTGTAGCCTTCTCCTTTTCATTGCCGATAGCAGTAGCCATTATCATTCTGATCGCCATTTTGGTCGTAAGTTATCGCCAGGTGATCGATGCGTATCCGCGAGGAGGCGGCTCTTACATGGTCGCCAAGGAAAACCTGGGACTCATGTGGGGACGTCTTGCGGGTGTCTCACTGTTAATCGATTACACGTTGACGGTAGCTGTTTCTGTAGCAGCCGGAGTTCAGGCGCTTACGTCTGCTTTTCCGGCAACGGTGCCTTACATTGTCCCGATCGCGATTGCCCTTGTTTGGATAATGGTCTGGATGAACCTGCGAGGAACGTCTGAAGCGGGTACGGTTTTCGCGTTTCCAACCTATCTGTTCATCTTTTGCATGCTGTTGCTTGTCGGAAAAGGCACATTTGACTGGATGACCGGAGCTGTCCATACAGCTCATGCGGTCACCATTCCAACGGACATGCCTGCAGGACTTACGATGTTTGTTTTGCTGAGAGCATTTTCTTCCGGATGTTCCGCCGTCACGGGAATTGAAGCAATTTCCAACGCCGTTCCGCATTTTCGAAATCCGGCCCAGCGCAATGCGAAGCTTACTATGATAATGTTAGGGACTTTGTTGGCAGTGATCTTTGGCGGGGTAACGATTCTGTCTCTGGTTTACGGCGTATATCCTGATCCAACAGGGAATACTTCCGTATTATCGATGGTTACGGAAAATGCGTTCGGTCGAGGGAGTATGTACTTCGTTATACAGATTGCCACGATGCTCATTTTGACATTAGCGGCGAATACCAGCTTCAACGGGTTTCCGATTTTGGCCTCCATTATGGCGCAGGATCAAAACTTTCCCCGTATGTTTGCCAATCGGGGAGATCGGTTGGCGTTTAACTATGGAATTATTACATTGGGGATATTGGCCAGTCTGCTGCTCATCTTGTTCCGTGGGAAGACGGATCTGCTCATCCCGCTTTACGCGATCGGTGTCTTCTTGTCATTTACAATGGCACAAAGCGGGCTGGTGCTTAAATGGGTAAGAGAAAGGAACAGGGGGTGGCAGCGAAAAGTACTTATCAACGGAATTGGGGCTGCCGCGACCTTTGCTGTGGTATTAATATTCAGCATTACCAAGTTTACGGAAGGCGCATGGATTGTCGTTGTCGTGACACCACTCTTACTGTGGCTGATCACAAAGATCCACAAGCATTACGAGGCGGTTGCAAAGCAGCTGAGATTTGATTTGAACGATCCGCTCCCTCAAAAAGAATCTGTCATAATCGTGCCGGTTGCGGGAATCCACCGAGTCGTCGCATCGACCCTTGCTTACGCAAAGACTCTCTCTCCTAAAGTAGTTGCTTTCTACGTGGCGTTTTCTGAGGAAGAGGCGGAACGAATGGAGAAAAAATGGGAACAATGGAACCCCGGGGTTCGGCTTGTGACCTTCGTGTCCCGATATCGAACCGTCGTTGAACCCCTTGTGGAATTTGTAGAACGGGTTGATTGCCGTTTAAACC
The sequence above is a segment of the Effusibacillus dendaii genome. Coding sequences within it:
- a CDS encoding DUF2294 domain-containing protein translates to MAQTTKNRLEAEISESYIKLQREILGRGPQETKTYIIRDMVIVRMKGVLTHEETHLVQSEKGKQLVKAMRRILREQYSQDTEGIISRITGCQVISSHSDVSTKIGEQVELFILDLDLEKKLKEKTEQ
- a CDS encoding APC family permease, with translation MPSQTLRKILFGRPLKSSEAEAEKMPVWKALPILSSDALSSVAYGTEQILLELATVGAVAFSFSLPIAVAIIILIAILVVSYRQVIDAYPRGGGSYMVAKENLGLMWGRLAGVSLLIDYTLTVAVSVAAGVQALTSAFPATVPYIVPIAIALVWIMVWMNLRGTSEAGTVFAFPTYLFIFCMLLLVGKGTFDWMTGAVHTAHAVTIPTDMPAGLTMFVLLRAFSSGCSAVTGIEAISNAVPHFRNPAQRNAKLTMIMLGTLLAVIFGGVTILSLVYGVYPDPTGNTSVLSMVTENAFGRGSMYFVIQIATMLILTLAANTSFNGFPILASIMAQDQNFPRMFANRGDRLAFNYGIITLGILASLLLILFRGKTDLLIPLYAIGVFLSFTMAQSGLVLKWVRERNRGWQRKVLINGIGAAATFAVVLIFSITKFTEGAWIVVVVTPLLLWLITKIHKHYEAVAKQLRFDLNDPLPQKESVIIVPVAGIHRVVASTLAYAKTLSPKVVAFYVAFSEEEAERMEKKWEQWNPGVRLVTFVSRYRTVVEPLVEFVERVDCRLNRTSTVMVLLPQFVPKKFWQRLLHNQSAFRIRAMLFGRKDVVVATLPYHLQE